The proteins below are encoded in one region of Brassica napus cultivar Da-Ae chromosome A6, Da-Ae, whole genome shotgun sequence:
- the LOC106347372 gene encoding NAD kinase 2, chloroplastic: MLLCFCACHTPHFLMSRLSPATGISPRLHCSVDRGSTDGRFRFGFRRNEVPFKRRLRFVIKAELSEAFSPDLGLDSQAVKSRDTSNLPWIGPVPGDIAEVEAYCRIFRSAERLHGALMETLCNPVTGECRVPYDFSPEEKPLLEDKIVSVLGCILSLLNKGRKEILSGRSSSMSSFSLDDVGVAEDTLPPLAVFRGEMKRCCESLHIALENYLTPDDERSGIVWRKLQKLKNVCYDAGFPRSDSYPCQTLFANWDPIYSSNMKEDTDSYESEIAFWRGGQVTEEGLKWLLEKGFKTIVDLRAENVKDTFYQAALDDAISAGKITLVKIPIEVRMAPLAQQVELFASVVSDTSKRPIYVHSKEGVWRTSAMVSRWKQYITRPVTKGIPVSEESLRQEVSETKVGLNVVVSGKGGPAQQTDNVSEINEIDSSSASNQSKESGSNERDTPEFNMVSDPLKAQVPTGNIFSRKEMSKFLRNKGIAPAGYLSNQSKKLGIVPSPQVSYTEVTNGYQITDTVRELAETGNSNGTFLPASSQSSDFGNGKLSNGNVNVSDNINTSISGNQGNGLSAEPTVVPPSDNVNRIVKRNNNAYSSDSSDDEAGAIEGNMCASSTGVVRVQSRKKAEMFLVRTDGISCTREKVTESSLAFTHPSTQQQMLLWKTTPKTVLLLKKLGLELMEEAKEAASFLYHQEKMTVLVEPEVHDVFARIPGFGFVQTFYIQDTSDLHERVDFVACLGGDGVILHASNLFKGAVPPVVSFNLGSLGFLTSHPFEDFRQDLKRVIHGNNTLDGVYITLRMRLRCEIYRKGKAMPGKVFDVLNEIVVDRGSNPYLSKIECYEHDRLITKVQGDGVIVATPTGSTAYSTAAGGSMVHPNVPCMLFTPICPHSLSFRPVILPDSAKLELKIPDDARSNAWVSFDGKRRQQLSRGDSVRIYMSQHPLPTVNKSDQTGDWFRSLIRCLNWNERLDQKAL, translated from the exons ATGCTCCTATGCTTCTGCGCTTGCCACACACCTCACTTCCTCATGAGTCGGTTATCTCCGGCCACCGGAATCTCTCCCCGCCTCCACTGCTCCGTTGATCGTGGCTCCACCGATGGACGATTCAGATTCGGATTCCGGAGAAACGAGGTTCCGTTTAAACGCCGCTTGAGATTCGTAATCAAGGCGGAGCTCTCTGAGGCCTTTTCTCCCGATTTAGGTTTGGATTCTCAG GCTGTGAAATCTCGCGATACCTCAAACTTGCCTTGGATCGGTCCAGTTCCAGGGGACATTGCTGAGGTTGAAGCATACTGCAGAATCTTTAGATCAGCTGAGCGACTCCATGGAGCTTTGATGGAGACGCTATGCAACCCTGTTACTGGTGAATGTCGAGTTCCGTATGATTTCTCGCCTGAGGAGAAGCCGTTGTTGGAGGACAAGATAGTATCGGTGCTTGGCTGTATATTATCTCTTTTGAACAAAGGGAGGAAAGAGATTCTCTCTGGGAGGTCATCTTCTATGAGTTCGTTTAGTTTGGATGACGTTGGGGTTGCGGAGGATACACTTCCACCGCTTGCTGTTTTCAGAGGTGAAATGAAACGGTGTTGCGAAAGCTTACACATTGCTCTCGAGAATTATCTGACGCCTGATGATGAAAGAAGTGGGATTGTGTGGAGGAAGTTACAGAAGCTTAAGAATGTCTGCTACGACGCAGGTTTTCCACGCAGTGATAGTTACCCTTGCCAGACGCTATTCGCGAATTGGGACCCTATTTACTCGTCAAATATGAAAGAGGACACTGACTCCTACGAGTCTGAGATTGCTTTTTGGCGGGGAGGACAAGTAACCGAGGAAGGATTGAAGTGGTTACTTGAAAAAGGGTTTAAAACGATTGTTGACCTGAGAGCTGAAAACGTGAAGGATACATTCTATCAGGCGGCACTTGATGATGCAATCTCCGCTGGGAAAATTACATTGGTGAAAATTCCAATTGAAGTCAGGATGGCTCCTTTAGCTCAGCAGGTCGAGCTGTTTGCTTCCGTTGTATCAGACACCAGCAAAAGGCCGATATATGTTCACAGTAAAGAAGGTGTTTGGAGAACTTCTGCGATGGTTTCCAGGTGGAAGCAGTACATTACACGTCCGGTGACGAAAGGAATTCCAGTTTCAGAAGAGTCGCTGCGTCAGGAGGTTTCTGAAACTAAGGTTGGATTGAATGTTGTAGTATCTGGTAAGGGTGGGCCTGCTCAGCAGACTGATAATGTCTCTGAAATCAATGAGATTGATAGTAGCTCTGCTTCAAATCAGAGCAAAGAATCTGGAAGCAATGAGCGTGATACACCTGAATTTAATATGGTGAGTGATCCTCTTAAAGCTCAAGTTCCAACGGGGAATATCTTTTCAAGAAAAGAAATGTCTAAATTCCTGAGGAACAAAGGTATTGCTCCCGCTGGTTATCTTAGCAATCAGTCCAAAAAACTGGGAATAGTGCCAAGTCCGCAAGTTTCATATACTGAAGTGACAAACGGATATCAGATCACTGATACTGTAAGAGAACTTGCGGAGACAGGAAACTCCAATGGGACTTTTCTACCTGCAAGCTCTCAAAGTTCAGATTTTGGCAATGGGAAGCTTTCAAATGGAAATGTGAATGTTTCTGATAACATCAATACAAGTATATCGGGTAACCAGGGAAATGGCCTCTCTGCAGAGCCTACTGTGGTGCCTCCAAGTGATAACGTAAATCGCATTGTGAAAAGAAACAATAATGCTTATTCGTCGGATTCCAGTGATGATGAGGCTGGAGCTATTGAGGGAAATATGTGCGCTTCATCCACTGGTGTGGTAAGGGTGCAGTCGAGAAAGAAAGCAGAGATGTTCCTAGTTCGAACTGATGGAATCTCTTGTACAAGGGAAAAGGTTACAGAATCTTCGCTAGCCTTCACACATCCGAGTACTCAACAACAAATGCTTCTTTGGAAAACTACCCCAAAAACTGTCTTACTGCTGAAGAAGCTTGGGCTAGAACTCATGGAGGAAGCTAAAGAG GCTGCATCTTTCTTGTATCACCAAGAGAAGATGACTGTTCTGGTTGAACCTGAGGTGCATGATGTATTTGCCAGGATTCCAGGGTTTGGCTTTGTCCAGACCTTTTACATTCAGGACACAAG CGATCTCCATGAAAGGGTTGATTTTGTGGCATGCTTAGGAGGGGATGGGGTGATATTACATGCATCAAACTTGTTCAAAGGAGCTGTCCCTCCCGTTGTATCATTTAACCTGGGGTCCCTTGgatttctcacttcacatcca TTTGAGGATTTCAGGCAAGACCTCAAACGGGTAATTCATGGGAACAACACGCTAGATGGGGTGTATATAACTCTTCGAATGCGCCTTCGTTGTGAAATCTATCGTAAAGGCAAAGCAATGCCTGGTAAAGTGTTTGATGTTCTGAACGAGATTGTTGTTGATCGAGGATCCAACCCATACCTTTCTAAGATTGAATGTTATGAACACGACCGTCTTATCACCAAG GTACAAGGTGATGGAGTTATAGTAGCGACTCCCACAGGAAGTACTGCTTATTCTACAGCAGCTGGAGGTTCCATG GTGCATCCAAACGTCCCTTGCATGTTGTTTACTCCGATCTGCCCACATTCCCTCTCGTTCAGACCAGTCATTCTTCCAGATTCTGCAAAGCTTGAACTGAAG ATTCCAGATGATGCCCGAAGCAATGCATGGGTTTCGTTTGATGGAAAGAGAAGGCAACAACTTTCAAGGGGAGATTCGGTGAGAATATACATGAGCCAACATCCACTCCCGACAGTCAACAAGTCTGATCAGACCGGTGATTGGTTTAGAAGCTTGATCCGTTGCTTAAACTGGAACGAGCGCCTTGATCAAAAGGCTCTTTGA
- the LOC106347368 gene encoding protein kinase STUNTED yields the protein MTENDVVTGGGGCTVIVGVKFDTSSSELLDWALVKVAEPGDTIIALHILTNEITDQAVNSTFLSLVKTLDSVREVYEGLCKLKQVELKLKLCRGSSSRKVLVREAKLCNASKVVVGVSKSYHTIHSSVSVAKYLARKLSKDCWVMAVDNGKVMFQKDGSPLTIRQSKGKGNARRNTLSSFFQMPVTLQKNTKVVNNSEEGEEKEEEDRSNGHSLRPQALVPSCVGNRSVCGNVSGSSCYDVDQDENADDFDKSMASEPAKAPEDLTRFINLLVKEIPEFRPGWPLLCRVPSSDVLSNVPRSSSYRKIPVAQWVLKLPSRTNSAVGSSDTKQIGFGFSESEDDNGKLSSLNAEGPAVVPDGNDSVIVVSSPDNIPEELEGLHERVSTSCQSFKYNELVSVTSNFCPDNFIGKGGSSKVYRGSLPNGREVAVKILKQTKGVLNDFVAEIDIITTLNHKNVISLLGYCFEDNNLLLVYNYLSRGSLEENLHGNKRDSVAFGWNERYKVAVGIAEALDYLHNSAPQAVIHRDVKSSNILLSDDFEPQLSDFGLAKWASVSTTQTICSDVSGTFGYLAPEYFMYGKMNNKIDVYAYGVVLLELLSGRKPINSESPKARESLVMWAKPILEDGDYSQLLDPSLLDDNDGDQMERMALAATLCIRHNPQSRPDMGMVLNLVKGDMEILKWAKEEISSGLEDSKLLKDEKLHRSNLQSHLNLAFLDMEDDAHSMVSMDQGISVEDYLKGRESRSSSFN from the exons ATGACCGAAAACGACGTCGTTACAGGAGGAGGAGGTTGTACTGTTATTGTTGGCGTGAAGTTTGATACGTCGAGCAGTGAGCTGCTGGATTGGGCTTTGGTTAAGGTCGCTGAACCGGGTGATACCATCATCGCTCTTCACATTCTCACCAATG AGATCACCGATCAAGCCGTCAACTCTACGTTTCTCTCCCTTGTTAAAACTCTCGACTCTGTTCGTGAAGTCTATGAAGGTCTCTGCAAATTGAAACAg gttGAGTTGAAGCTGAAGCTATGCCGGGGCTCTTCTTCTCGAAAGGTTCTTGTTAGAGAAGCAAAACTGTGTAATGCATCCAAAGTTGTGGTTGGAGTTTCCAAAAGTTACCATACAATTCATTCTTCTGTCTCAGTGGCTAAGTACTTAGCCAGGAAACTATCAAAAGACTGCTGGGTTATGGCTGTTGACAACGGGAAAGTCATGTTTCAGAAAGATGGTTCCCCATTGACCATTCGCCAATCTAAAG GGAAAGGTAATGCTCGTAGGAACACATTGTCTAGCTTCTTTCAGATGCCTGTCACATTGCAAAAGAATACAAAAGTAGTTAACAACTCGGAGGAGggagaggaaaaagaagaggagGATCGTTCCAATGGCCATAGTCTACGGCCACAGGCTTTAGTGCCTTCCTGCGTTGGGAATCGCTCTGTTTGTGGAAATGTATCTGGATCGTCCTGTTATGATGTTGATCAAGATGAAAACGCTGATGATTTCGACAAGTCAATGGCCTCTGAACCGGCAAAAGCTCCGGAAGATTTGACCAGATTCATCAATCTTCTGGTAAAGGAGATTCCTGAGTTTAGACCAGGCTGGCCTTTGCTTTGTCGTGTACCTTCTTCAGATGTGTTAAGTAATGTTCCAAGAAGTTCTTCGTACAGAAAAATACCAGTTGCTCAGTGGGTGCTGAAGCTGCCCTCTAGGACCAACTCTGCTGTTGGGAGTTCAGACACTAAGCagattggttttggtttttctgAATCTGAAGATGATAATGGTAAGTTGTCTAGCTTGAACGCTGAAGGCCCAGCAGTTGTTCCTGATGGTAATGATTCTGTGATCGTGGTGTCTTCTCCTGATAATATTCCAGAGGAATTAGAGGGGCTTCATGAGAGGGTCTCCACATCTTGCCAGTCCTTTAAGTACAATGAGCTTGTGTCAGTGACATCAAACTTTTGTCCTG ATAATTTCATTGGAAAAGGAGGAAGCAGCAAGGTGTATAGAGGTTCCCTGCCCAATGGAAGAGAGGTTGCAGTGAAGATTCTCAAGCAAACCAAAGGAGTATTGAATGATTTTGTGGCAGAGATTGACATTATCACAACCTTAAACCACAAGAACGTTATTTCCCTCTTAGGTTACTGCTTTGAAGACAATAACCTCTTACTTGTATACAATTATCTCTCAAGAGGAAGCCTTGAAGAGAATCTTCATG GCAACAAGAGAGATTCGGTTGCGTTTGGTTGGAACGAGAGATATAAGGTGGCTGTGGGAATAGCTGAGGCGTTGGACTATCTGCATAACAGTGCTCCACAAGCTGTCATTCACAGAGATGTTAAGTCATCAAACATATTGTTATCTGATGATTTTGAGCCACAa CTTTCTGATTTTGGGCTTGCAAAGTGGGCGTCGGTATCTACAACGCAGACCATCTGCTCTGATGTCTCAGGCACCTTTGG GTACTTAGCTCCAGAGTACTTTATGTATGGTAAGATGAACAATAAGATAGATGTGTATGCATATGGTGTTGTACTCCTCGAGCTTCTTTCTGGAAGAAAACCTATAAATAGCGAATCTCCAAAGGCTCGAGAGAGTCTTGTTATGTGG GCGAAACCAATTCTGGAAGATGGAGATTATTCTCAGTTACTGGACCCTAGTTTGCTAGATGACAACGATGGTGACCAGATGGAGAGGATGGCGTTAGCTGCCACTCTTTGTATAAGACATAATCCTCAATCTAGGCCAGATATGGGAATG GTCTTAAACCTTGTTAAAGGTGACATGGAGATACTAAAGTGGGCAAAGGAAGAGATTAGTAGCGGTTTAGAGGATTCAAAGCTACTCAAAGACGAGAAACTGCATAGGTCAAATCTACAGTCACATCTAAACCTAGCGTTCCTTGACATGGAAGACGACGCACACTCCATGGTAAGCATGGATCAAGGCATCTCCGTGGAGGATTATCTTAAAGGCAGGGAAAGCCGCTCATCAAGCTTCAACTGA
- the LOC106347369 gene encoding PLASTID TRANSCRIPTIONALLY ACTIVE protein 6, chloroplastic, producing the protein MASSAASPSLSLLSLTSKPPPSPSSATATTHRIFPSFRTNAGFAPLRLNPRRGRSIIVKVDDGDADGGGQDEYDMDDEEVEEVDNKKDYDVEYDPLAAAMAAASGGGGDGDIAFVQSKSFISTQGWDSEMVVDYRINEDEFHKISLLDCDFFIRKPPDPDNDVYDFREMYVTPPDTDIYSIPRVLAPMPQKYIRCAMSDYGCYDVTEPPIDAPRDPLYKSVREISKVFLTKHYRNRRLNDPEFVLDLEEIYVIDSKTKSITRARVLVTVPGGRKRDRKDDLLVIRDNGNSFKIIHAGERDDPTTVIEREEWTKTREDMEKHLRKLRDFSVSNWF; encoded by the exons ATGGCGTCTTCCGCCGCTTCTCCCTCCTTATCTCTACTCTCACTCACTTCAAAACCTCCTCCATCTCCCTCCTCCGCCACCGCCACCACGCATCGTATTTTCCCTTCATTCAGAACCAACGCCGGTTTCGCGCCTCTGAGACTAAACCCCCGCCGCGGCCGTTCAATCATCGTCAAAGTAGACGACGGCGATGCCGACGGCGGAGGTCAGGACGAGTACGACATGGACGACGAGGAAGTGGAGGAAGTGGACAACAAGAAGGACTACGACGTCGAGTACGACCCCTTGGCCGCAGCGATGGCAGCCGCaagcggcggcggcggcgacgGGGATATCGCGTTCGTGCAGAGCAAGAGCTTCATATCGACGCAGGGGTGGGACTCGGAGATGGTGGTTGATTACAGGATAAACGAAGACGAGTTCCATAAGATCAGCTTGCTGGACTGCGACTTCTTCATCAGGAAACCGCCTGATCCTGATAACGATGTTTATGACTTCAGAGAG ATGTATGTGACTCCTCCGGATACAGATATTTACTCAATTCCAAGAGTTCTTGCTCCAATGCCTCAAAAG TATATCCGATGTGCGATGAGTGACTATGGATGTTACGATGTCACCGAACCGCCTATTGATGCTCCCAGAGATCCACTATACAAATCTGTGAGGGAGATATCCAAG GTTTTCTTGACAAAGCATTATCGGAACAGAAGGTTAAACGACCCAGAGTTTGTGTTAGACCTTGAAGAGATCTATGTTATTGACTCCAAGACGAAGTCAATCACCAGAGCCAGAGTTCTG GTGACAGTTCCGGGAGGAAGAAAAAGGGATAGGAAGGATGACTTGCTTGTGATACGTGATAATGGAAACTCCTTTAAAATCATACACGCG GGGGAAAGAGATGACCCGACAACGGTAATAGAAAGGGAAGAGTGGACTAAAACTCGAGAAGACATGGAGAAACATCTCAGAAAGCTACGAGACTTCAGTGTCTCAAATTGGTTCTAA
- the LOC106347370 gene encoding epidermal growth factor receptor substrate 15-like 1, whose amino-acid sequence MAAPRPTGGQDLFDTYFRRADLDGDGRISGAEAVGFFQGSNLPKPVLAQVWSYANAKKAGYLGRAEFYNALKLVTVAQSRRELTPEIVKAAIYSPASANIPAPKINLAATPSPQPRGPVAQTPGVTSVTAAMRGPQMGGNVSTSNQQVVPGQQNQFTGPPPSQPPQNFQSQGMPPGGTIAPRTANQPVPSNWISGRSVGPSVQVNSQIPSSQSGYGLTAPNSTANNIPKPHMTPAVISSTTARPQVPVPASAPLDAPSNQLVAKELAASGNGFPSDSIFGDVFSVASTQPKQHTTGTPSTMGISSVSTGTVVAPEVAQSVARQSSIPQRGSLNQHPVGVQNQLTGNLGQSFVPAGAASGTTGSTVGVGISASSQLTQRQSQPPQPQPQPQPQPQPRHQPHPQPQPQHYPRPQPHHQPQPRPQHQPHYQPQAPWPKMTPADVQKYTKVFVQVDTDRDGKITGHQARNLFLSWKLPREALKQVWDLSDQDNDSMLSLREFCIAVYLMERYREGRPLPPVFPSTIISSESMFTSPGQSVAPHGNASWGHPHGQVHGGSRPPAIPKGKPPRPVPLSPSDGLVQPTQPKRKMPELEKHLVDQLSKEEQDALNSKFEEATAVDKKVDELEKEIADSKQKIEFFHAKMQELVLYKSRCDNRYNEITERVSGDKRELESLAKKYEEKYKKSGNVGSKLTIEEATFRDIQEKKMELYQAIVKFEEGKLDDNIVKERTEHIQSGLEELIKNLNERCKQYGVRGKPTSLVELPFGWQPGIQEGAADWDEDWDKLEEEGFTFVKELTLDVQNVIAPPKEKSSAWKKELTVSSNESADVSSSDVVSKTEKKPSSGEEASEHSDGKTDRNGSLDDSNVRESIEADGSPRTKDSKSENGHDDGESTASAGKTVNYDSHDETDSVSSFNPDNGKDKDHEKRDNDFGFGFGFDDFSIKPIKTGSTLSNDFLPPKLSIFSDSVPSPPANANDGFTAKPSLFDGSVPSTPATTTASYSGNKSYFDESVPSTPAYPGNLFSEKKTFFDDSVPSTPAYPGSSFPEKKSFFDDSVPSTPAYPGSVFPEKKSFFDDSVPSTPAYSTSDFGGKPFASETPRSDSLFPGRSPFMFDSVPSTPAAHDDFSSNSFSRFDSFNSNKDNDAFSLSRSDSMRSTSEPDPFASRFDSFNYQRYDSFNAQSYDNNNASETPKASLSRFDSIGSTRDSDYNHGFGFDDHDPFGSTGPFKTTTTTAETPRSNDHWNAF is encoded by the exons ATGGCGGCGCCGAGACCGACGGGGGGCCAGGATCTGTTCGATACGTATTTCAGGAGAGCAGATTTGGATGGAGATGGCCGTATCAGTGGAGCTGAGGCTGTCGGTTTCTTCCAAGGCTCCAATTTGCCTAAACCCGTCCTTGCTCAG GTATGGTCCTACGCAAATGCAAAAAAGGCTGGTTACCTCGGTCGAGCGGAGTTTTACAATGCTCTAAAGTTGGTGACTGTCGCACAAAGTAGACGGGAATTGACTCCTGAGATTGTCAAGGCTGCAATCTATAGTCCTGCTTCAGCCAATATCCCTGCTCCCAAAATAAATCTTGCTGCAACACCTTCTCCACAGCCCAGGGGACCTGTTGCACAAACTCCGGGAGTTACATCAGTGACAGCTGCTATGAGAGGACCTCAAATGGGTGGAAACGTGAGCACTAGTAATCAGCAAGTTGTCCCCGGCCAGCAGAACCAATTTACTGGGCCACCTCCATCTCAACCACCGCAAAATTTTCAAAGCCAGGGTATGCCACCTGGAGGGACTATTGCGCCTCGTACCGCAAACCAACCTGTGCCATCTAATTGGATCAGCGGCAGAAGTGTTGGGCCCTCTGTGCAAGTGAATTCACAAATTCCTTCGAGTCAAAGTGGATATGGTTTGACAGCACCTAACTCAACTGCTAACAATATACCAAAGCCGCATATGACACCTGCAGTAATAAGCTCTACAACAGCCAGACCGCAAGTACCAGTGCCTGCATCGGCTCCTTTAGATGCTCCATCCAATCAATTGGTAGCCAAGGAACTGGCTGCATCAGGAAACGGTTTTCCCTCTGACTCAATTTTCGGAGATGTGTTTTCAGTTGCTTCCACGCAGCCAAAACAACATACTACTGGAACTCCGTCAACAATGGGCATCTCATCTGTTTCTACTGGAACTGTTGTGGCTCCCGAAGTTGCACAGTCTGTAGCTAGGCAAAGTTCCATCCCACAGCGTGGTTCATTGAACCAGCATCCTGTTGGTGTTCAGAATCAGCTTACTGGAAATTTAGGGCAGTCATTTGTTCCCGCCGGTGCAGCTTCTGGTACAACTGGCTCTACTGTTGGAGTTGGGATTTCAGCTTCCAGTCAGTTGACCCAGCGTCAGTCTCAGCCACCCCAGCCCCAACCGCAGCCCCAACCGCAGCCCCAACCTCGCCACCAACCCCATCCCCAGCCCCAACCTCAGCATTATCCCCGGCCCCAACCCCACCACCAACCCCAGCCCCGACCCCAACACCAACCCCACTACCAGCCCCAAGCCCCTTGGCCAAAAATGACTCCAGCTGATGTCCAGAAATATACCAAGGTTTTTGTGCAAGTTGACACAGATAGGGACGGAAAGATCACCGGGCACCAGGCTCGGAATCTGTTCTTAAGTTGGAAGCTCCCGCGAG AGGCTTTGAAGCAGGTATGGGATTTATCCGATCAAGATAATGATAGCATGCTCTCCTTGAGGGAGTTCTGTATTGCTGTTTACCTAATGGAGCGTTACAGAGAAGGCCGACCTCTTCCCCCAGTGTTCCCAAGCACTATAATATCTAGTGAGAGCATGTTTACCTCTCCTGGTCAATCTGTGGCACCACATGGCAATGCATCCTGGGGACATCCACATG GTCAAGTTCATGGGGGCTCGAGGCCACCAGCAATTCCCAAAGGAAAGCCTCCAAGGCCGGTTCCTCTCTCTCCTAGTGATGGATTGGTCCAGCCCACTCAGCCAAAGCGTAAAATGCCTGAGTTGGAAAAACATCTGGTGGATCAACTTAGCAAAGAGGAACAAGATGCACTCAACTCGAAATTTGAAGAAGCTACTGCTGTTGATAAAAAG GTGGATGAGCTTGAAAAAGAAATAGCTGATTCCAAGCAGAAAATTGAGTTCTTCCATGCTAAGATGCAGGAACTT GTTTTATACAAGAGCAGATGTGACAACCGGTACAATGAGATTACGGAGAGAGTCTCGGGTGATAAACGTGAG CTTGAATCTCTAGCAAAAAAATATGAGGAGAAATACAAGAAGTCTGGCAATGTAGGCTCTAAATTGACTATTGAAGAGGCCACATTCCGAGATATACAG GAGAAGAAAATGGAACTGTACCAGGCTATAGTCAAATTTGAAGAAGGCAAGCTTGATGACAATATTGTTAAG GAGCGTACTGAACACATCCAATCGGGACTTGAGGAACTGATTAAAAATTTGAATGAGCGCTGCAAGCAATATGGAGTACGTGGCAAACCCACTTCTCTGGTGGAGCTTCCTTTTG GTTGGCAGCCTGGAATCCAAGAAGGTGCTGCTGATTGGGATGAAGACTGGGATAAGCTAGAGGAGGAAG GGTTTACCTTCGTCAAGGAGCTTACACTTGATGTCCAGAATGTCATTGCCCCACCGAAGGAAAAATCATCTGCTTGGAAGAAGGAACTTACTGTCTCTTCAAATGAAAGTGCAGACGTTTCATCCTCAGATGTCGTGtctaaaacagagaaaaagccAAGCAGTGGTGAAGAGGCATCTGAACATTCAGATGGTAAAACAGATAGAAACGGATCTCTGGATGATTCTAATGTTAGAGAGAGTATTGAAGCTGACGGTTCACCCCGTACCAAAGATTCGAAGAG tgAAAATGGCCATGATGATGGTGAATCTACTGCTTCTGCTGGCAAAACTGTAAACTATGACTCTCACGATGAGACAGATTCAGTTTCAAGCTTCAACCCTGACAACggaaag GACAAGGATCATGAGAAGCGTGATAATGACTTTGGATTTGGGTTCGGATTCGATGACTTCAGCATCAAGCCTATAAAAACTGGCTCCACCCTATCAAATGACTTCCTCCCTCCTAAACTATCTATATTTTCTGATTCTGTCCCAAGCCCCCCGGCTAATGCAAACGACGGTTTCACTGCAAAACCTTCTTTGTTCGATGGTTCTGTCCCGAGCACTCCAGCAACAACCACTGCCTCTTACTCAGGCAATAAATCATACTTTGATGAGTCTGTTCCAAGCACCCCTGCTTACccaggaaacttattctccgaGAAGAAAACATTCTTCGACGACTCGGTTCCAAGCACTCCTGCTTATCCTGGAAGCTCGTTTCCTGAAAAGAAATCATTCTTTGATGACTCAGTTCCAAGCACCCCTGCTTATCCTGGAAGCGTGTTTCCTGAAAAGAAATCATTCTTCGACGACTCTGTCCCAAGCACTCCTGCTTATAGCACGTCTGATTTTGGTGGGAAACCGTTTGCGTCAGAGACACCTCGTTCAGACAGCTTGTTCCCAGGAAGAAGTCCCTTCATGTTCGACTCTGTCCCAAGCACACCCGCAGCACACGACGACTTCTCTTCCAACAGCTTCTCCCGCTTCGATTCATTCAACAGCAATAAAGACAACGACGCGTTCTCTCTATCCCGCTCAGACTCGATGCGCAGCACAAGCGAGCCAGACCCATTCGCATCCAGGTTTGATTCTTTCAATTATCAGAGATATGATTCCTTCAATGCACAAAGCTACGACAACAACAACGCATCCGAGACACCTAAAGCCTCATTGTCGAGATTCGACTCGATTGGAAGCACCAGAGACTCTGATTACAATCACGGGTTTGGGTTCGATGACCATGACCCGTTCGGTTCTACGGGGCCGTTcaaaacaactacaacaacagCTGAGACACCTCGGAGCAATGATCATTGGAATGCCTTCTAG